The DNA window TTTTCTCTATATCATTGATCAACATTGATAATCTGAATGGTTTAAAATCTTTCCATGACATTAACAACTCTAATTTACACCCTTCTTTAAATTACtgtcattattattgttgttttctttttgagatagtgtctcactatgtagccctggttggcttgAAACTCAGAgcaatccacctgcttctgccttctgagtgttgatATTAAAATGTATGTGCCACTATTCTTGACCTGAAACAGTATTTTAAGAGAGAATTAGCCTTATCTTGCTGTCCAGGCAGAGGGCCTATGTGATGTCCCTCTCAATTCAtgtcacaacaaaaacaaaaaccaaattcacatagtTTCTGGAACACTTGATATCCTGCCAGTGGAGAAGGAGGATGTCCTCAAATTCTTTGCAGTAAGAACCCTCTTAGGTGGCACCAATCTTGTCTTCCTTATGGAACAGTAAATCTTCAAAAGACAAAGTGAGAGGATTTacgttaaaacaaaacaaacaaacaaaaaccctaggaggAGCTGGGAGATGCTGCTGCTTTCAGCTCCAGCCATTACTGGCATTGGGAATCCTGCTGATGTCAACTTCATTGCCTCCAGGAACCCCTGGGGCCAGCTAGCTGTCCTGACTTTTGCTCCTGCAAAAGACTTTCATTACTCAAACTAAGAGGACTTCAGGAAGCGATGGCTTTTGCTAGTCACCAATCCCAGAGCTGATCCCCAGCCCATCACAAAGGTGTCTTATGTCAACCTGTCTGCCGTTGCTCTGTGTAACGCACATTCTCCTCAGTACTATTGACATTGACATTGCATGCAACAAGGGTACTCACCCAGTGAATCCTACTTGGTGGATGTTGGCTTGGGAAGTTCTGCACACATGTGACACCATCTCTGGGGAGCACCCATAGTTCTCATCAGGTCATGTCTAATCTCTACTCCTATAGGGAGCctgaagagatggagaaggaaaaaCAAGTGTAGCCGAAAAGGCTGTGACTACAAAAATCTGTCAGTGTGGAAGGACTATACCTGCTCCTGAGTTCACTGCTCCTTGGCCAAGGTGGCAGACTGGAGGTTTGCAGGTGTCTTCTGTGCCCAACCAGAAGTTCCCAGTGAAGACTTGATGTTCAGACACTCCAGGGACTAGTCTGCACCGCTCATGCCACTGAATCAGATGGCAGTAGCACTGAGTGGTCAAAACTGTTTGCAGACACCAGGCAAAGCAGAAAGGTGGATGGAAGACAGCATCACAAATGGGAATACAAATAGCTTTAAATAGAAGACTTCCCACGCTCATCTTTTCTAATGCCATGAAGATGCGTTTAGCAGGGGCTAGGAACAGTGAAACATAACAGTGGAAATAAAAGATAGACTCTCTCAGGGGAGATAAAGATCACAGCAGCATAGAAAATACTGAGGGGGTGGGCGAGAGTGTTCAGAGGGCCGACAGCTGGGTAGTTCGAAGCACGTGCATATGTGATTTCTACGGGATCTGGGCATGCAGCTGGCTGGAGATAGAAAAGTCAAAGTCTGTATTAGGAAGTGagatttgggtttggtttgggggATGGGCAATCTGAGACAGTGGCTTACATCATCTGACTGTTAGACGGAGGAGAGGCACATTTCCATGAGGGCCAGGGAGGAGTTTAATGTGTACAGAGGAAGTTGGAGGGAGAATTatttccctctctgcttcctgccagtATCAACCAGTCATTCTGCCTCTATGGACCCCTTACCAGCTTGTGTTTCCACAGCCTAGCCAGCTGACCAAGTCACTCTTCCCAGGCAAGAGCTGCCAATATGGGGGCCCTTCTGTGGTCACTCCTGCTGCTGCTTCAGGAAGGTGAGTGGCTCCCTGCTCCTGTATAAGACTGTCTTTATACCCTCTGTTCCACTTGGCCTTAGGCTGGCAAGACCCTTCCTTTGGGGATGAGTGTGTCAGCCCTTCTGTTGATGGGGCACCAAAGGATGATTGTGACTCGCTCTGCAATAAACATGGGTGTGCATGTATCACTGTTGTACATTGATGTGGATTGTGCTGAATGCATGCCTACATGTGATGTAGCTGAATCTCAGGCTAGGTTGGGGGAATTTCTACTCTGAACTCCAAGGAGTGGGTTATGGCCTCTGAGCAGGATGAGAGGGTATATCTGGGTGACATGCATGGGGTTGCAGTTCCAGAAGGacaaaaaagaagggaaatggtGAAGAGATCAATGGGGAccatctcttccccctccctgaccccaccccctcccagatCCTTGATCAACTCAGGTGCAGTGGAAATCTAGAACTACAAGAGGTAGCTAGAGAGTCCTACGATGGTGCATAGAGCTAGAGAAGGTGCTCAGAGGCAGATGAGTCATAGCTACTCTGTTACCTAACTGCAGCCACCAAGAGATATCAGCCAGGCTGTATGCATCTCTTTTTCAGCCAAAGGGTTTTCTGGAGATGATGAGGATCCTGAGGAAGTGGTTGGTGTCCTGCAAGAGTCTATCAACCTCTCTCTGGAAATACCATCCAATGAAGAAATTAAGCACATAGACTGGCTCTTTCAAAACAACATTGCCATCGTGAAGCCAGGCAAAAAGGGACAGCCAGCCGTTATCATGGCAGTGGATCCTCGATACCGGGGCAGAGTGAGCATCTCTGAGTCCAGCTACTCCCTGCATATTAGCAATCTGACCTGGGAAGACTCAGGGCTTTACAACGCCCAAGTCAACTTGAAGACATCTGAGTCCCACATCACGAAGTCTTACCATCTCCGTGTCTACCGTGAGTTTAAGACTCCCCTTATTCTGGCTTTCCTGAGCTTGGCATGGAAGCTCGGGAGCTGAGGTAAGCCTTAAGAGGCTGAAACTGGAAGGCAGACTGCTTGTAGTGTGGTCTGTTCCAGTGCCTGAGCTTCAGCCACAGGGAAAATGAACAGGAACAAGGAGGCAATGGACACTGAGGCTGTTTCCATGGAGGTGCCCAAAGCAGTAAGAAAGATAAAGATGGTGTATAGAGCATCAAAGGGCTCTTTTTCACCAAGGAGATTGCTCTAGATAAACAGCTCTCGAAGCCTTTATTCCCCTGAGTGGTTCGAGGATTAATAAACATTTTTCCCTACTTGAAACAAAATTTCTTCACCTGCCACATTGAATCTACTTTGGGTCTTGGAGAGATGGTTACCATGTAAAGGTctttgggagggggaggggtgatacTATACTGTGTAATCAGTGAGATAGAAGAGGATTTGAAGGTAAGAGGGTGTAAAGCTAAGAGAGTGATGTCAGAAGGTTCTAGGGCTGGGTATCTGTCTCAGCAGATCCTCAGGACCCTGCAACCACAATTTATGTGgttgttttatttgattttgcttatttattgtttgagtaaataataataaataatattataataaataccTCTCAAGATAGCAAGAATACCCAAGGCTTGAGAGACTAGGAAAACAGACCCAACTCTGGAATGTTCAATGggtctattttcttctcttttagggAGGCTGTCAAAGCCCCACATCACTGTGAACTCTAACATCTCAGAGGAAGGTGTCTGTAATATATCTCTGACGTGCTCCATAGAGAGAGCAGGCATGGACGTGACCTACATCTGGCTTTCATCACAGGACAGCACTAACACATCCCATGAAGGCTCTGTCCTCAGTACATCCTGGAGGCCTGGTGACAAAGCTCCTTCCTATACTTGCAGGGTCAGCAACCCCATCAGCAACATCAGTTCCCGTCGCATCTCTGTTGGGTCCTTCTGTGCAGGTACCAAAGCCCAAGACACCATTCCTGAGCCTGTGCAAGTCCTGTGCCTTGGGACACTAcctctttctttctaccatgcctgtgacttttttttttttaagatttgcttatttattatatgtaagtacactgtaactgtcttcagccaccccagaagagggcatcagatcttattacgaatggttgtgagccactatgtgattgctgggatttgaactcaggacctttggaagagcagtcagtgctcttaactgctgaaccatctctccagacttttTAAGGAACATACCAGGACTCTAGATCATAACACTCTCCTGCAGGTGCTTGCCACTGGATGGGGGAGTGTCTGCAATTTGTCAATTGCTCTGGATTTCCAGAGGACTCTTCTGTGCTTGGCTTGAGACTGATAGCTAGATTTCAGTCCTTGAGCGTCTGTGCACAGAACaggtatttctagaaaaaaatttgCCACAAGATGTGAGCTATTAACCCAAGAGCCTTTCTGGGAAGCTCAAGGTAGAGATCTGCACACTAAAATCACCAGTCTTATACTgaacttcttccctttcttcctatcCCAGATCCTGGATATCTGGAGAAGCCTTCAATGCTCTGCTTACTGGTTAAGAGCTTGTTCCTTCTCCTACTCTTGGCAATTCTAACTGTGGGACTCTGCCTCTTCCGAGCCCAGAAAAGCTATGAGACGCCAAGGGTGAGGAAACTCAAGAGAAACCGCATCAAactgaggaagaaggggaagtctGGCCCTACTCCCGTCTGATTGGCTTTTGAGGTCCTCTTCTGAGCTTTGTTTCAGGCTCTAGGGAAATTCTCTGGGGGACTGGTGGGATTGGGATCAGAGTTGAACATCTAAAAGAGCAGTATTCCCTGAGAGACACCATCTGAAAATAAAGCCAAGTCCCTACCCCTATGGGGCACCGTGCTTGATGCTTCTGTTTGCGCTGGGCAGTACAGGAAAAATCTGTTTCCCACCCTTCCTACCTGCCTCAGCATCTTTACTGAAGCCCATGGCCTTCTCGGGCTTGCCTCTGGGTGGGGAAATGAGTCTATTAGAGTGAAATGTTTGTTTGTGCTGCATGCatcctgtctttttattttttttaattgattgttttatttactgacatttcaaatgtttccccctttcccggtttcccctctggaaaccccctatcccatccctcttccccctgcttctatgtgggtgctcccctacccacccacccactcctgcctccctgccctggcattcccctacactagggcattgagccttcataggaccaagggcctctcttcccactgatgctgGACAAAGGCCATCCTATGTTACATATGCGGCTGGGGCCATGGGTTGCTCTATGTGTACTCTATCCAACCTAAGTCTTATATACTCTAAACTACACTGAGAGACTTTCTCAGCTAATTGAACTTGTGAGTCCTGAATGATAGCAGTTCATTTAGAATTCTGCATAAGTGTTACATCTAAGACTCTTTGCTTTCCTGCCCTGTCTTTATTCTGGCTGCAAATTTAACTCCTACCCAGTGTACCAAGTCTACATAGAACCTGTCTCACTAGAAGGTAGAAGGGTCCCCTGCTCAGTCCTTCTCTGGGTTATAGTTGAGCTTGGTGATCTCTGTCATCTTCCTGATGCCAGCTGCTCTGAGCCCTGCTGCTCACCTGGTAGAAGTGACAATTTGCTGGATCCATTGCCAAGATCTTGGATTCTTGGCTTTCAGTTAAGGCTGATACTGttcagttgggtgtggtggtgcacacctttaatctcagcatttaggaggcagaggcaggcagatctttgagttcaaggccagttcgGTCTACGATTGAATTCCAGGATATTcagggggctacacagagagaccctgtctgagttGATGGGTCTTCTGATTAGAATTTTGGGTCAATGTAGAGCTCGTTGGCTCTTGCTTCTTCCATAGCTCTAGATCTGACATGCCGATCACATACTTTCCCCCAAATCAGATCTTATGCATTTTACTTAGGCGGCTGCCAGGGTTCAGGGGAGGAACAGGTTTAAGAGAAACTTAATCCGTAGGACAGGGTGAGTAATAAATAAATCGATGGAGGTGACTGATATAAGATACAccaaggagggaactgggtgagaTCTCAGGAGATTTTGGTTTCGCTCTGTCTTTTCCCCCTGGTCTGGGATACTGTGTTTATCCATCATCCTCTGAGCCGTATTTCAATTCTACAAAGACCACATAATCGAAAGGAAGACATAGGTGTAGTAGCTTCTTGAAGTTCGTATGTTTCCACCAAGTTGGTATGGGCTGGGATCCCTGCAGAGCCTTGGAAGAGGTACCTGAGGGGTAGGAAAAGAGCCATGAGTCAGGATGTCTTTCCTGTCTTTGAGGGTGCTGCTGTTCTCCAAAGTGTCTTCCAAGAATAAGAACAGGATGTCTCTGGTATAGGAAGATGCATCGGGGGACCATGGAGACCAAGGGTACCTGGCTTTCAGGAAAGCAGGACACATGATCGGACTACTAGGGCAATCTAAGAGGAGGCTCTTCAAGGAGTCGGAGACAGATTCAGTAGTCAAGTCCATGTGCACAAAGAACATCTTCCCTGGGTTTCTGTGAAGGAGATGGGATCTCTTGGAGCTTATGTGTAGAGGTTGAAAAACTAGCCCCCAATGCACTCCTAAGACTGTAAACTGATACTCTAAGGGCCAGGACTCTTGTCTCTCTAGAAAGCAGTCCTTGGCCCGAGGCTGGTCATCTGGGCCTCCTTTAGGTTTTGACCAGTCTGTCTTCAATAAAGGTCTATAACTTCAACTTCTGTCATAGCAGGTGCCACTGCAAGGTGAGGGTCTGCCTGGGAAAACCACTTggtatccctttttttttttttttttctacagagatGGGGAAAGCCCATGTCTCATGTCTTTTAGGAGTTGGCATACATAGAGAAACAAATCGTCCCTGTGTGACTGGTCCAGGGATCTCCCTGCAGTTGGCAGAACCCTTTCTTCTCAAAGCCAatctttggacagagaaagcccCAAACAGCCTGGAAAAACAGGCTGAAACCTGGAAGCAAGTGTACCCTCAGAAGCCAGGATAGTAACGTGACAGTATGTTGTAAGACACTCTTACTTGCCATTTGGAATAGGTTAATGCAAACTGCCACCAaggttcctgccatgatgataatggactaaacctctgaacggTATGGCAGCCCCGatgatatatttttcctttataagagttgctgtggtcatggcgtctcttcacagcactgcaAACACTACCTAAGACAGCGGTAGTAGGAAAGACCTGCTTCTGCTCCAGCCTCCTTGCCCCTAGTACAAGTTCTTACTGTGGCTCAAAACGCCCAGGCACTTACCCCTAGAAGAATAGTCCACTTTCAGGACTTACTAGAGATGGAAGGCCAACTACAGCACTGGGATCGGATCTGTGTGCTTAAAATCTCCCCTAAGGGTTCGCTCCCGACCATGATTTCAATGTGAGTTTTACGGGAGTCAGACTGTGGCAAGGACAGTATGTTGCTACCATGGGGGTCTTCTGGAGGACCTCACTGGGACATAAATCTAGACAATTTCACATGAGCCTGGTGGGAAAGCAAATTGCAAGCCTGCACCCCCACAGCAGATTTCTAAGGGCAGCTTTATTCTGCCTGTGGATGCAGTGTCCAAGGGGTGATGAAGTGGCTGCCGGTGCTGAGGAGCGCGTAGGGAGCAAGTTTTCTAGTAGTGACTTCCGCTGGATCTGAACGCGGGTCCTGAATGTGCCTAGCTGGGAAATCTTGGGCAAGTTCCTCCTTCTGGTCTGGCCGCTGTTTTCTCACTAATAAAGGAAGCTGCACCCACTTCGTGGGGTCTCAGCGCAGATTACAGGAGCGATAAAGTAAACCATGCTTCTACCCCAGGATCTGGCGGCACCCTGCAAGCATCAGATACTCCGTCCATTCTCTTTCGATCTACCCTGTCAGGGTGCCtgtcattcccccccccccccgccccccaggctTATTTCTCTAGGTTGTTGGAGCAAGAAGCTCTGGCAGCCCCAACCTAGGAGCTCAGCCTTCAGCAAGATACACACAAGGGAGGAGCCTGGGCAAAAGCTGGGAGCTCGCCAACACAGACAGGTATTTCCAGTCCAGTGAGAggaaatgggtgggggtggggataaagaTAGAAGAGGAGATCAGATGGGCCCCAGACTTGGGTGGATCCCCAGGGAGGGGGCGGGGAGTCGTGCTTTCCTCCAAGTGCTCCTGCCGCTGGCTCAGATTTCAACCTTCGATGCCTCCTTTGTGGCACGCttgttcagaaaggggagaaggcCACAGGTAGGTTATAAAGGAAGGAGGGCATGCAAGCAGCCTGTAAAGTAGGTAGGCTCCTGCGGTCCTAGGTGCACCGATTTGTCTGACCCAGTAGTCCCTCTGACGCGAGGCGGGAAGCGGCGATCAGCCTTTCCCCGCTTAGTTGTACAGAGCTCCACGAGGGGGCGACCAGAGCCCACGTGCGACCGCGTCTTTCTCTCTCGAAACTACAACTCCCAGGCGGCTCGGGGGTCCCGCCCGCCTTGCTCGGCCTCTGTTGGCTCCAATTGGTCGCCGCGGGAGGGGGGATTGGCGGTCTCCAGGGCGACGGGAGGCGCTCGGGGCATCTAAGGCGGGGAGGCGGGTCCGCCCCCTATTGTGTGGCTGCGAGAGCAGAGCTGTGCTGTGCAGAgcaggtgagggtgggggtgtcCTGGAGGGTAGAAATGGGGTGCCAGCG is part of the Mus musculus strain C57BL/6J chromosome 1, GRCm38.p6 C57BL/6J genome and encodes:
- the Slamf9 gene encoding SLAM family member 9 precursor; its protein translation is MGALLWSLLLLLQEAKGFSGDDEDPEEVVGVLQESINLSLEIPSNEEIKHIDWLFQNNIAIVKPGKKGQPAVIMAVDPRYRGRVSISESSYSLHISNLTWEDSGLYNAQVNLKTSESHITKSYHLRVYRRLSKPHITVNSNISEEGVCNISLTCSIERAGMDVTYIWLSSQDSTNTSHEGSVLSTSWRPGDKAPSYTCRVSNPISNISSRRISVGSFCADPGYLEKPSMLCLLVKSLFLLLLLAILTVGLCLFRAQKSYETPRVRKLKRNRIKLRKKGKSGPTPV